The following proteins are encoded in a genomic region of Ammospiza caudacuta isolate bAmmCau1 chromosome 3, bAmmCau1.pri, whole genome shotgun sequence:
- the AGBL5 gene encoding cytosolic carboxypeptidase-like protein 5 has product MDIRCGGLLFSSHFDSGNLAHVEQVRPTEPGGGPAARGSALPAADYEFNVWTRPDCAHTEYENGNRSWFYFSVSGGAPGKLIKLHILNMNKQSRLYAQGMTPFVRTLPVRPRWERIQQRPSFQVVEAQFVLSFVHRFLERGTVTYFAFCYPFSYTECQDMLKELDRRYQDCRHMSPSSPLDSVYYHRELLCHSLDKLRVDLLTITSCHGMQEKREPRLDKLFPDTSTPRPHCFTGKRVFFLSSRVHPGETPSSFVFNGFLDFILREKDPRAQMLRRMFVFKLIPMLNPDGVLRGHYRTDSRGVNLNRQYLHPDAELHPAVYGAKAVLLYHHVHSRVLPGSPDWRTFVSPLGTSSLSLKSPNCPVPAAEAPLSELDKSNNLRNCPGSWRAGSRSCPAESSPRAPGQDAQVSDGSERAACILPSSPGSERREEGPGTPAPAPVPEAEPAQPAEPIAPRDSGLAYYVDLHGHASKRGCFMYGNCFSDENDQVENMLFPKLISLNSPYFDFTGCNFSEKNMYARDKRDGQSKEGSGRVAIYKALGIIHSYTLECNYNAGRSVNSIPGACHDNGRASPPPQPNFPSRYTVDLFEQVGRALAVAALDMAECNPWPRIVLSEHTCLGNLRAWMLKHVRGLRGSAGGPRRRGGARTPPRSST; this is encoded by the exons ATGGACATCCGCTGCGGGGGTCTGCTCTTCAGCTCCCACTTCGACTCGGGCAACCTGGCACACGTGGAACAGGTGCGGCCTACAGAGCcggggggcggccccgccgcccgcggcAGCGCTCTGCCCGCCGCCGACTACGAGTTCAACGTGTGGACGCGGCCCGACTGCGCCCACACTGAGTATGAGAACGGCAACAG GTCCTGGTTCTACTTCAGCGTGAGCGGGGGCGCCCCGGGGAAGCTGATCAAGCTGCACATCCTCAACATGAACAAGCAGAGCCGGCTGTACGCGCAGGGCATGACCCCCTTCGTGCGCACGCTGCCCGTGCGGCCGCGCTGGGAGCGCATCCAGCAGCGGCCCAGCTTCCAG GTGGTGGAGGCGCAGTTCGTGCTGTCCTTCGTGCACCGCTTCCTGGAGCGTGGCACCGTCACCTACTTTGCCTTCTGCTACCCCTTCTCCTACACGGAGTGCCAGGACATGCTCAAAGAGCTGGATCGCCGCTACCAGGACTGCAGGCACATGTCCCCCAGCAG ccccctggaCTCGGTCTATTACCAccgggagctgctgtgccactCTCTGGACAAGCTGCGTGTGGACCTGCTGACCATCACCTCGTGCCATGGCATGCAGGAGAAGCGGGAGCCCCGGCTGGACAAGCTTTTCCCAGACACCAGCACACCCCGGCCTCACTGCTTCACTGGAAAGAGG GTGtttttcctcagcagcagagtCCACCCAGGAGAAACCCCCTCCAGCTTTGTCTTCAATGGCTTCCTGGACTTCATCCTGCGGGAGAAGGACCCCCGGGCGCAGATGCTGCGGCGCATGTTCGTGTTCAAGCTGATCCCCATGCTGAACCCCGACGGGGTGCTGCGGGGCCACTACCG CACCGACTCGCGCGGGGTGAACCTGAACCGGCAGTACCTGCACCCCGACGCCGAGCTGCACCCCGCCGTGTACGGCGCCAAGGCCGTCCTGCTCTACCACCACGTGCACAGCCGCGTCCTGCCCGGCTCTCCGGACTGGAGGACGTTTGTCTCCCCCCTGGGCACCAGCTCGCTGAGCCTGAAATCCCCCAACTGCCCCGTGCCGGCCGCGGAGGCCCCGTTATCAGAGCTGGACAAAAGCAACAACCTCCGCAACTGCCCCGGCTCGTGGCGGGCCGGCAGCCGCTCCTGCCCGGccgagagcagccccagggcgcCGGGCCAGGATGCCCAGGTGTCAGACGGCTCCGAGCGAGCCGCCTGCATCCTGCCATCGAGCCCCGGCAGCGAGCGCCGTGAGGAGGGGCCCGGGACCCCCGCCCCTGCCCCCGTGCCCGAAGCTGAGCCCGCACAGCCCGCAGAGCCCATCGCGCCCCGGGACAGTGGCCTCGCCTACTACGTGGACCTGCACGGGCACGCCTCCAAGCGCGGCTGCTTCATGTACGGCAACTGCTTCAGCGACGAGAACGACCAG GTGGAGAACATGCTGTTCCCCAAGCTCATCTCCCTCAACTCCCCTTACTTTGACTTCACGGGCTGCAACTTCTCGGAGAAGAACATGTACGCGCGGGACAAGCGCGACGGGCAGTCCAAGGAGGGCAGCGGCCGCGTGGCCATCTACAAGGCCCTGGGCATCATCCACAG CTACACCCTGGAGTGCAACTACAACGCGGGGCGCTCGGTGAACAGCATCCCGGGGGCCTGCCATGACAACGGCCGTGCCAGCCCCCCGCCTCAGCCCAACTTCCCCTCCCGCTACACCGTGGACCTCTTTGAGCAG GTGGGCCGGGCGCTGGCGGTGGCAGCCCTGGACATGGCCGAGTGCAACCCCTGGCCGCGGATCGTGCTCTCGGAGCACACGTGCCTGGGCAACCTGCGGGCCTGGATGCTGAAGCACGTGCGGGGGCTGCGCGGCAGCGCCGGGGGCCCGCGGAGGAGAGGAGGTGCCAGGACCCCCCCCAGGAGCTCCACGTAA
- the OST4 gene encoding dolichyl-diphosphooligosaccharide--protein glycosyltransferase subunit 4 produces the protein MITDVQLAIFANMLGVSLFLLVVLYHYVAVNNPKKQE, from the coding sequence ATGATCACGGACGTGCAGCTCGCCATCTTCGCCAACATGCTGGGCGTCTCGCTGTTCCTGCTCGTCGTGCTGTACCACTACGTGGCCGTCAACAACCCCAAGAAGCAGGAGTGA
- the EMILIN1 gene encoding EMILIN-1 produces MAPWLWPCLLAAQALAANFPPRYSLYTGGAAPLAPGPAAAHSGARAASRHRNWCAYVVTRSVSCVVEDGVESFIKPDYQPCPWGQLQCPRVLAYRSFLRPRYKVSQRTVSELAWRCCQGYSGPDCSEGPAPAAPQPTGRPPAQPGRPTLSGFGNPLSGLGGEGGGDTEKVRRLEEQVRRLSEQLEELRAGQEPPRAAVEGQPGGQQAADAERSEVREALSHLQRRLEELESRLQRAEGGRDGAGAPGTAGAAALDELEQRLQELCAACTAGTEGLRRQAAEHRERMRALEKLVESVDQRNRDAVESVQRHISSLSSRLAPAPAAPPAPDVLRRLAELERRLQGLPVPAAGPGQGPVLARRLAELEGRLNASRAGPWPSEPEGRPAGLPGRLANLSRAVEGLAASGAQRGARLERLEGLLARCGPPCPAGDTEALWEDGPAGTPGGLRGQALAEALERLRNRTGRLEAALEELSAEPCARPCAPPLPRRPEPLPPGPAEPEEEPEAPLEGFGVFGGPSPSELRALRGELAAALAALSGLNATVEGLQDALDEQDARQRQLSAATDRVVAELDRAAAAAAARQAESEERLEALARELARAGGCPAGLEPRVAKLEGVCEQLEAVAGGLRGLREGLGRHVAGLWGAVRELNATARGHAALLDKALELPARLGALNASLGHLRGELQRLARLERHGPPGPPGPAGPMGETGPPGPSGPPGKDGEQGPVGPPGLPGERGPVGEPGSVPRVAFSAALSTQRTEPGTVPFDHVLLNDGGAYDPETGTFTVPVPGRYLVSAVLTGHRGEALEAVLSRSGHGIARLDSAGFQPEALEKGPVAARGPSPGALGVFSLLLPLAAGETLCVDLVSGRLAHAPDEPLTAFSAALLYGPEEP; encoded by the exons atggcacCGTGGCTCTGGCCGTGCCTCCTGGCCGCGCAGGCCCTGGCCGCCAACTTCCCCCCCCGGTACAGCCTCTACaccggcggggccgccccgctcgcccccggcccggccgcggcccACAGCGGTGCCCGGGCCGCCAGCCGGCACAG GAACTGGTGTGCCTACGTGGTGACCCGCAGCGTGAGCTGTGTGGTGGAGGATGGCGTCGAGAGCTTCATCAAGCCGGACTATCAGCCCTGCCCCTGGGGGCAGCTCCAGTGCCCCCGAGTCCTGGC GTACCGCAGCTTCCTCCGGCCCCGCTACAAGGTGTCGCAGCGCACGGTGTCGGAGCTGGCCTGGCGCTGCTGCCAGGGCTACTCGGGGCCGGACTGCAGCGAGGGCCCCGCTCCAGCGGCCCCGCAGCCCACCGGCCGccccccggcccagcccggccgccCCACGCTCTCCGGCTTCGGCAACCCCCTCAGCGGCCTGGGGGGCGAAG GCGGCGGGGACACGGAGAAGGTGCGGCGGCTGGAGGAGCAGGTGCGGCGGCTGAGcgagcagctggaggagctgcggGCCGGGCAGGAGCCGCCGCGGGCGGCCGTGGAGGGGCAGCCCGGGGGGCAGCAGGCGGCGGACGCGGAGAGGTCCGAGGTGCGGGAGGCGCTGAGCCACCTGCAGCGGcgcctggaggagctggagagccGCCTGCAGCGCGCCGAGGGCGGCCGGGACGGCGCGGGGGCTCCGGGGACCGCGGGCGCGGCGGCGCTGGACGAGCtggagcagcggctgcaggagctgtgcgCCGCCTGCACCGCCGGCACCGAGGGGCTGCGGCGGCAGGCGGCCGAGCACCGGGAGCGGATGCGGGCGCTGGAGAAGCTGGTGGAGTCGGTGGACCAGCGCAACAGGGACGCGGTGGAGTCGGTGCAGAGGCACAtcagcagcctgagcagccgCCTggcccccgccccggccgctCCCCCGGCCCCGGACGTGCTCCGCCGCCTGGCCGAGCTGGAGCGGCGCCTGCAGGGGCTGCCGGTGccggcggcgggcccggggcaGGGCCCGGTGCTGGCGCGGCGCCTGGCCGAGCTGGAGGGGCGGCTGAACGCCTCCCGCGCCGGCCCGTGGCCCTCCGAGCCCGAGGGGCGGCCGGCCGGGCTGCCGGGGCGCCTGGCCAACCTCAGCCGGGCCGTGGAGGGGCTGGCGGCCAGCGGGGCGCAGCGCGGAGCGCGCCTGGAGCGGCTCGAGGGGCTGCTGGCCCGCTGCGGGCCCCCGTGCCCGGCCGGGGACACCGAGGCGCTCTGGGAGGACGGGCCGGCCGGGACCCCGGGCGGGCTGCGGGGGCAGGCGCTGGCCGAGGCGCTGGAGCGGCTCCGCAACCGGACGGGGCGGCTGGAGGCGGCTCTGGAGGAGCTGAGCGCCGAGCCCTGCGCCCGGCCCTgcgccccgccgctcccccggcggccggagccgctcccgcccggccccgccgagccCGAGGAGGAGCCGGAGGCGCCGCTCGAAGGCTTCGGCGTCTTCGGGGGCCCGTCCCCGTCGGAGCTGCGGGCGCTGCGCGGGGAGCTGGCGGCGGCGCTGGCGGCCCTGAGCGGCCTCAACGCCACggtggaggggctgcaggacgCGCTGGACGAGCAGGACGCGCGGCAGCGGCAGCTGAGCGCCGCCACCGACCGCGTGGTGGCCGAGCTGgaccgggcggcggcggcggcggcggcgcggcagGCGGAGAGCGAGGAGCGGCTGGAGGCGCTGGCGCGGGAGCTGGCGCGGGCCGGGGGCTGCCCCGCGGGGCTGGAGCCGCGCGTGGCCAAGCTCGAGGGGGTCTGCGAGCAGCTGGAGGCCGTGGCCGGGGGGCTGCGCGGCCTCCGCGAGGGGCTGGGCCGGCACGTGGCGGGGCTCTGGGGCGCCGTGCGGGAGCTGAACGCCACGGCCCGCGGCCACGCCGCCCTGCTGGACAAGGCGCTGGAGCTGCCGGCCCGGCTGGGCGCCCTCAACGCCAGCCTGGGCCACCTGCGCGGGGAGCTGCAGCGCCTGGCGCGGCTGGAGAGACACG GCCCCCCTGGCCCCCCTGGACCTGCAGGCCCCATGGGCGAGACGGGGCCTCCTGGCCCCTCTGGGCCCCCTGGCAAGGATGGAGAGCAGGGTCCCGTGGGCCCCCCCG ggctgcccgGAGAGAGAG gcccGGTCGGGGAGCCGGGCTCGGTGCCCCGCGTCGCCTTCTCGGCCGCGCTGAGCACGCAGCGCACGGAGCCGGGCACCGTCCCCTTCGACCACGTGCTGCTCAACGACGGCGGCGCCTACGACCCCGAGACGG GCACGTTCACGGTGCCGGTGCCCGGGCGGTACCTGGTGAGCGCCGTGCTCACGGGGCACCGGGGCGAGGCGCTGGAGGCCGTGCTGTCCCGCTCCGGGCACGGCATCGCCCGCCTGGACTCGGCCGGCTTCCAGCCCGAGGCGCTGGAGAAGGGCCCGGTGGCGGCGCGGGGCCCGAGCCCCGGGGCCCTGGGCGTGTTcagcctgctgctgccgctggcCGCGGGCGAGACGCTCTGCGTGGACCTGGTGTCGGGGCGCCTGGCGCACGCCCCCGACGAGCCGCTCACGGCCTTCAGCGCCGCGCTGCTCTACGGCCCCGAGGAGCCCTAG